Proteins encoded together in one Streptomyces sp. TLI_171 window:
- a CDS encoding TetR/AcrR family transcriptional regulator, with protein MPASPAQPPRPMRADARRNYERLVAAAERLVGEQGAEVSLEEVARAAGVGSATLHRHFPSRQALLEAVFKERVSALCATADTLTATGDPGAALAGWLHAVGAHAVANRGLGTALMHTTEDPAFGLGCHTMILAAGDRLLDRARAARAVRPEVTTTQLLRLVTALARAAEGEPNGPAETGTLIDLALDGIRHHRPDPPAPPTG; from the coding sequence GTGCCCGCGAGCCCCGCACAGCCGCCCCGGCCGATGCGCGCCGACGCCCGGCGCAACTACGAGCGCCTCGTCGCGGCCGCCGAGCGACTGGTCGGCGAACAGGGCGCGGAGGTCTCCCTGGAGGAGGTGGCCCGTGCGGCGGGGGTCGGATCGGCGACGCTGCACCGCCATTTCCCGTCCCGGCAGGCGCTGTTGGAGGCGGTGTTCAAGGAACGCGTGTCGGCCCTCTGCGCGACGGCCGACACCCTGACGGCCACCGGCGACCCGGGTGCCGCGCTGGCCGGATGGCTGCACGCGGTCGGCGCCCACGCCGTGGCCAACCGCGGGCTGGGAACGGCCCTGATGCACACCACCGAGGACCCCGCTTTCGGCCTCGGCTGCCACACGATGATCCTCGCCGCGGGCGACCGGCTGCTCGACCGCGCCCGAGCAGCCCGCGCCGTCCGCCCGGAGGTGACGACCACCCAGCTCCTCCGTCTGGTCACCGCCCTCGCCCGCGCCGCGGAGGGCGAGCCGAACGGCCCCGCCGAGACCGGGACCCTGATCGACCTGGCCCTCGACGGCATCCGCCACCACCGACCCGATCCGCCGGCCCCGCCGACCGGTTGA
- a CDS encoding LLM class flavin-dependent oxidoreductase, with amino-acid sequence MQRDGVPTLGRVGIWAATSDDRPVAELRRAALEAEQLGYGALWFGETGGREAMAQAAVLLGASSRITVACGMADVYARDAVTAAAGAQTLDDAFPGRFLTTLWESHPDLVGGVRGHAYQPPVEKMAAYLDGMAAAPVGAGAPRLVSALSTEMLELAARRADGALVFGLPVEWTRRAREGLGAEPALAVVQFCVLGSPDQAARIAAAALPNRRHLLAEAGYRQVDALRPPVVDALVAHGGVAEVAARVREQLAAGADHVALHVTAPAGGEGLPFAAWAELRAELGSLD; translated from the coding sequence ATGCAGCGGGACGGGGTGCCGACGCTCGGGCGGGTCGGAATCTGGGCGGCCACTTCGGACGACCGGCCGGTGGCGGAGCTTCGGCGGGCTGCGCTGGAGGCGGAGCAACTCGGCTACGGGGCGCTGTGGTTCGGCGAGACCGGCGGGCGGGAGGCGATGGCGCAGGCGGCCGTGCTGCTCGGTGCGAGCAGCCGGATCACCGTGGCCTGCGGCATGGCCGACGTGTACGCACGGGACGCCGTCACGGCGGCGGCCGGGGCGCAGACGCTCGACGACGCCTTCCCGGGGCGGTTCCTCACCACGCTGTGGGAGAGCCACCCCGATCTGGTGGGCGGTGTGCGGGGGCACGCGTACCAGCCGCCGGTGGAGAAGATGGCGGCGTACCTGGACGGCATGGCGGCCGCACCGGTCGGGGCGGGCGCGCCGCGGCTGGTCTCGGCGTTGAGCACCGAGATGCTGGAGCTGGCAGCCCGGCGGGCGGACGGCGCGCTGGTGTTCGGCCTGCCGGTCGAGTGGACGCGGCGCGCGCGTGAGGGGCTGGGCGCCGAACCCGCCTTGGCGGTCGTCCAGTTCTGCGTGCTGGGCTCGCCGGACCAGGCCGCCAGGATCGCCGCCGCGGCCCTGCCGAACCGACGGCACCTGCTGGCGGAGGCGGGGTACCGGCAGGTGGACGCCCTCAGGCCGCCGGTCGTCGACGCGCTGGTGGCGCACGGCGGAGTCGCGGAGGTCGCCGCCCGGGTGCGCGAGCAACTGGCCGCCGGGGCCGACCACGTGGCGCTGCACGTCACCGCGCCGGCCGGCGGCGAAGGGCTGCCGTTCGCCGCCTGGGCCGAGCTGCGGGCCGAACTGGGCTCGCTCGACTGA
- a CDS encoding MBL fold metallo-hydrolase, which produces MELAPQLHRLGNDVVSSYLLDTPDGITLVDAGLPGHWNDLQEELRALGKTPADIRGLVLTHGDSDHIGFAERLRREHGVPVYVHSADAHRARTGEKPKTPTGPMRLLPALGFFWYALRKNGLKAQYLTEVTEVADGDVLDLPGSPVILAMPGHSPGSVAVHLPTVEAVCVGDALTTRHVLTGRTGPQPAPFTDEPAVALASLDRLAELKASWVLPGHGTPWHGSPADLAAAVRADAG; this is translated from the coding sequence ATGGAACTGGCCCCGCAGCTGCACCGGCTCGGCAACGACGTGGTGTCCAGCTACCTGCTCGACACCCCGGACGGCATCACGCTGGTCGACGCCGGCCTCCCCGGCCACTGGAACGACCTCCAGGAGGAGCTGCGGGCCCTCGGCAAGACCCCGGCCGACATCCGCGGCCTGGTCCTCACCCACGGCGACAGCGACCACATCGGCTTCGCCGAGCGGCTGCGCCGCGAGCACGGCGTCCCGGTGTACGTGCACAGCGCGGACGCGCACCGCGCCCGCACCGGCGAGAAGCCCAAGACCCCGACGGGTCCGATGCGGCTGCTTCCGGCGCTCGGCTTCTTCTGGTACGCGCTGCGCAAGAACGGCCTGAAGGCGCAGTACCTCACCGAGGTCACCGAGGTCGCCGACGGCGACGTCCTCGACCTGCCGGGCAGCCCGGTGATCCTCGCCATGCCGGGCCACTCGCCGGGCAGCGTCGCCGTCCACCTGCCGACGGTCGAGGCGGTCTGCGTGGGCGACGCGCTGACCACCCGTCATGTCCTCACCGGCCGCACCGGCCCCCAGCCGGCCCCGTTCACCGACGAGCCCGCCGTGGCCCTGGCCTCCCTCGACCGCCTGGCCGAGCTCAAGGCGTCCTGGGTCCTCCCCGGCCACGGCACCCCGTGGCACGGCTCCCCCGCCGACCTCGCCGCCGCGGTCCGCGCCGACGCCGGCTGA
- a CDS encoding excinuclease ABC subunit UvrA gives MVRVRGARVHNLRDVTVAVPRGAVVAFTGVSGSGKSSLAFGTLFAAAQHRYLESVSPYARRLLRQVEAPRVDAVTGMPPAVALEQRRSVPSSRSSVGTISTMSNLLRMLLSRCGDYPPGAARLDSDAFSPNTPAGACPECHGQGVLHRVTERSLVPDDSLSIRQGAVASWPGAWQGKNLRDILGALGHDLDRPWRELPAEDREWILFTDEQPVVTVHPEREPGRVQRPYRGKYSSARRLVLKAFSESRRETSRAKAAAFLAQSPCPVCGGHRLRPEALAVTFAGLGITGLAALPAARLAALLRPFTADPGPAGLITADLTDRLAALERLGLGYLSLDRAAPTLSTGELQRLRLATQLRSGLFGVVYVLDEPSAGLHPADTEALREVLTELRAAGNSVFVVEHDMAVVRGADWLVDVGPAAGAGGGRVLHSGPVDALRTVDASATRRFLFDPPPPPPSRGRTPSGVLRLRGVTRHNLRGLDVDVPLGVLTAVTGVSGAGKTTLLAAAAEAAAQDPAVARVVTFDQTPLGRTPRSNLATYTGLLDTVRRLFAATDQARSRGYGAGRFSFNVAAGRCPTCEGAGAIEVELLFLPTAWSPCPDCHGSRYNPQTLEIAYRGSTIADVLALTVDGAAAFLADVPPAARVLTVLQQVGLGYLRLGQPAPELSGGEAQRVKLAAELQHARRRDTLYLLDEPTTGLHPADSETLTAQLHRLVDAGATVLLAEHDLDLLAGADHLIDLGPGGGDAGGRLLATGAPHRLAATPASPTAPYLAARLGLPVPR, from the coding sequence ATGGTGCGGGTGCGCGGGGCGCGGGTGCACAACCTGCGGGACGTGACGGTGGCGGTGCCGCGCGGCGCGGTGGTGGCGTTCACGGGCGTGTCCGGGTCGGGGAAGTCCTCGCTGGCGTTCGGCACCCTGTTCGCGGCGGCCCAGCACCGGTACCTGGAGTCGGTGTCGCCGTACGCCCGCCGCCTGCTGCGGCAGGTGGAGGCGCCGCGGGTGGACGCCGTGACGGGGATGCCGCCCGCGGTCGCCCTGGAGCAGCGCCGCTCGGTGCCGTCCTCGCGCTCCTCGGTGGGCACCATCAGCACCATGTCGAACCTGCTGCGGATGCTGCTGTCGCGCTGCGGCGACTACCCGCCCGGCGCGGCCCGGCTGGACTCCGACGCGTTCTCGCCGAACACCCCGGCGGGCGCCTGCCCGGAGTGCCACGGGCAGGGCGTGCTGCACCGGGTGACGGAGCGTTCGCTGGTGCCGGACGACTCGCTGAGCATCCGGCAGGGCGCGGTCGCCTCCTGGCCGGGGGCGTGGCAGGGCAAGAACCTGCGGGACATCCTTGGCGCGCTCGGCCACGACCTGGACCGGCCCTGGCGGGAGCTGCCCGCGGAGGACCGCGAATGGATCCTGTTCACCGACGAGCAGCCGGTGGTGACGGTCCATCCGGAGCGCGAGCCGGGCCGGGTCCAGCGCCCGTACCGCGGCAAGTACAGCAGTGCGCGCCGCCTGGTGCTGAAGGCGTTCTCCGAGTCCCGAAGGGAGACGTCCCGGGCGAAGGCCGCCGCGTTCCTGGCGCAGTCCCCCTGCCCGGTGTGCGGCGGGCACCGGCTGCGGCCCGAGGCCCTCGCCGTCACCTTCGCCGGGCTCGGCATCACCGGCCTGGCCGCCCTGCCGGCCGCCCGGCTCGCCGCGCTGCTGCGCCCGTTCACCGCCGACCCGGGCCCGGCGGGGCTGATCACCGCCGACCTGACCGACCGCCTCGCCGCCCTGGAACGGCTCGGCCTCGGCTACCTGTCGCTCGACCGGGCCGCCCCCACCCTCTCCACCGGCGAGCTCCAACGCCTGCGCCTGGCCACCCAGTTGCGGTCCGGGCTGTTCGGCGTGGTGTACGTCCTGGACGAGCCGTCGGCGGGCCTGCACCCGGCCGACACCGAGGCGCTGCGCGAGGTCCTGACCGAGCTCCGGGCGGCCGGCAACTCGGTGTTCGTGGTGGAGCACGACATGGCGGTGGTGCGCGGCGCGGACTGGCTGGTGGACGTCGGGCCGGCCGCGGGCGCCGGCGGCGGCCGGGTCCTGCACAGCGGCCCCGTCGACGCCCTGCGCACCGTGGACGCCTCGGCCACTCGCCGCTTCCTGTTCGACCCGCCGCCCCCGCCGCCCTCCCGCGGCCGCACCCCCTCGGGCGTGCTGCGGCTGCGCGGCGTCACCCGGCACAACCTGCGCGGCCTCGACGTGGACGTGCCGCTGGGCGTGCTCACCGCCGTCACGGGCGTCTCCGGCGCGGGCAAGACCACCCTGCTCGCCGCGGCCGCCGAGGCCGCGGCCCAGGACCCCGCCGTGGCCCGGGTGGTGACCTTCGACCAGACGCCGCTCGGCCGCACCCCGCGCTCCAACCTGGCCACCTACACCGGCCTGCTGGACACCGTCCGCAGACTCTTCGCCGCCACCGACCAGGCCCGGTCGCGCGGCTACGGCGCGGGCCGGTTCTCCTTCAACGTCGCGGCGGGGCGCTGCCCGACCTGCGAGGGAGCGGGCGCGATCGAGGTCGAACTGCTCTTCCTCCCCACCGCGTGGAGCCCCTGCCCCGACTGCCACGGCAGCCGCTACAACCCGCAGACCCTGGAGATCGCCTACCGCGGCTCCACCATCGCCGACGTCCTCGCACTGACCGTCGACGGGGCCGCCGCCTTCCTCGCCGACGTGCCGCCCGCCGCGCGCGTCCTGACGGTCCTCCAGCAGGTCGGCCTCGGGTACCTGCGTCTCGGCCAGCCCGCCCCCGAGCTCTCCGGCGGGGAGGCCCAGCGCGTCAAGCTCGCCGCCGAACTCCAGCACGCCCGCCGCCGCGACACCCTCTACCTCCTGGACGAGCCCACCACCGGCCTGCACCCCGCCGACAGCGAGACCCTCACCGCCCAGCTGCACCGGCTGGTCGACGCCGGCGCCACCGTCCTGCTCGCCGAGCACGACCTCGACCTGCTGGCCGGCGCCGACCACCTCATCGACCTCGGCCCCGGCGGCGGCGACGCCGGAGGCCGTCTCCTGGCCACCGGCGCCCCGCACCGGCTGGCCGCCACCCCGGCCAGCCCCACCGCCCCGTACCTGGCCGCCCGCCTCGGCCTGCCGGTCCCCCGGTAG
- a CDS encoding helix-turn-helix domain-containing protein → MTTDAYLADCRARLAFDLLSNTWNAVLLWALRDGPQRPVELRGRIGGISSKVLTETLRRLQASGLVERRPGTSAGTGVAYELTDLGRTLLPPIEAFGVWAFEHGDQVMAAQEAAGEEGER, encoded by the coding sequence GTGACCACCGACGCCTACCTCGCCGACTGCCGGGCCCGCCTCGCCTTCGACCTGCTCTCCAACACCTGGAACGCCGTGCTGCTGTGGGCGCTTCGCGACGGCCCGCAGCGGCCGGTGGAGCTGCGCGGGCGGATCGGCGGGATCAGCTCCAAGGTGCTGACCGAGACGCTGCGCCGGCTGCAGGCCAGCGGCCTGGTGGAGCGCCGCCCGGGAACGTCCGCCGGCACCGGAGTGGCCTACGAACTCACGGACCTGGGACGGACGTTGCTGCCGCCGATCGAGGCGTTCGGGGTGTGGGCGTTCGAGCACGGCGACCAGGTGATGGCCGCTCAGGAAGCGGCCGGGGAGGAGGGGGAGAGGTGA
- a CDS encoding NADPH-dependent F420 reductase — protein sequence MRIGILGTGNMADALATHWARAGHQVVIGGRDVAKGRRLADRIGHGAAATDLRAAAEHAEVALAALPFAVAAEVVGGLRAELAGRTLIDCTNPVGPGFRLLTGQGPSAAQQLAAAAPETQVVKGFNLCHHDVWRMHPPVFDGRPLAVPLCADHPTALARADQLVRDLGCTPVHAGPLDRAGLLEATAALFIGLWVGEGADAQAVAPPLAFATGPARQAP from the coding sequence ATGAGGATCGGCATCCTGGGCACCGGCAACATGGCCGACGCGCTGGCCACCCACTGGGCCCGCGCCGGCCATCAGGTGGTGATCGGCGGCCGAGACGTCGCCAAGGGCCGCCGCCTGGCCGACCGGATCGGCCACGGTGCCGCCGCCACCGACCTGCGGGCGGCCGCCGAGCACGCCGAAGTCGCCCTCGCCGCGCTGCCGTTCGCCGTCGCCGCCGAGGTCGTCGGCGGCCTGCGGGCCGAACTGGCCGGCCGCACCCTGATCGACTGCACCAACCCGGTCGGCCCGGGCTTCCGCCTGCTCACCGGCCAAGGCCCGTCCGCCGCGCAGCAGTTGGCGGCCGCCGCACCCGAGACGCAGGTGGTCAAGGGCTTCAACCTCTGCCATCACGACGTCTGGCGGATGCACCCGCCGGTCTTCGACGGCCGCCCGCTCGCCGTCCCGCTCTGCGCCGACCACCCCACCGCCCTGGCCCGGGCCGACCAGCTGGTCCGCGACCTGGGCTGCACCCCCGTCCACGCGGGCCCGCTCGACCGAGCCGGCCTCCTGGAGGCCACCGCCGCCCTCTTCATCGGCCTCTGGGTCGGCGAAGGCGCCGACGCCCAGGCCGTCGCGCCCCCACTCGCCTTCGCCACCGGCCCCGCCCGGCAAGCACCATGA
- a CDS encoding TetR/AcrR family transcriptional regulator, with amino-acid sequence MTPSRPTTPRPPVRRPVLIADAAIAVIAERGLRGLTHRAVDEAAGLPAGSTSNLARTRSALLESALVRIAELETAGLAVGEAPPGGSAREALVGVVADGLHQALTAGRSLTVARIELALEAARRPELRAVYDRLGAGFLELAVGLLARAGSTEPAADARRLVRWCEGVLFNGTAGSGHAHPPTRAELAVDAERYLGALLGG; translated from the coding sequence ATGACCCCGTCGCGACCGACCACGCCGCGCCCGCCTGTGCGGCGGCCCGTGCTGATTGCCGATGCCGCCATTGCGGTGATCGCCGAGCGTGGGTTGCGGGGACTGACCCATCGGGCGGTCGACGAGGCGGCGGGCCTTCCGGCCGGGTCCACCTCGAACCTGGCGCGGACCCGGTCGGCGCTGCTCGAGTCGGCGTTGGTGCGGATCGCCGAACTGGAGACGGCCGGGCTCGCCGTCGGGGAGGCGCCGCCGGGTGGGTCGGCCCGGGAGGCCCTGGTCGGGGTGGTGGCGGACGGCTTGCACCAGGCGCTCACCGCCGGGCGGAGCTTGACGGTCGCGCGGATCGAACTCGCCCTGGAGGCGGCTCGGCGGCCCGAACTGCGAGCCGTGTACGACCGGTTGGGCGCGGGCTTCCTGGAACTGGCCGTCGGACTGCTGGCCCGCGCCGGCTCGACCGAACCGGCCGCGGACGCCCGGCGGCTGGTGCGCTGGTGCGAGGGCGTGCTGTTCAACGGGACGGCGGGCAGCGGCCATGCGCACCCGCCGACGCGGGCCGAGCTGGCGGTCGACGCGGAGCGGTACCTCGGCGCGCTGCTGGGCGGGTGA
- a CDS encoding ABC transporter substrate-binding protein yields the protein MTDADGRLIGGRYRLIEPVGRGGMGRVWRGRDETLHREVAVKEILFPAGLDEEQRELLLQRVMREARVAAGLNHPGIITVFDVVEHEGAPVIVMEFVVGTSLAATVRDHGRLPAPRVAAIGLAVLDALAAAHAAGVVHRDLKPDNILLSGNRVVLTDFGIASIADATMSLTSTGTLLGTPAYMAPEQLDGKPATRASDLWSLGATLHTAVEGEAPFAATTLTALYVAILTQPPRPARFAGPLGPALLGLLVKDPAQRLTAEQTTRLLTAVRAAPAAPAAPPAPPHSDTVRDAAPVPPAPTTPPPVPTSTPTPVPAPGPAPTPMPVPVDTPNPYVSPTPFPNPYAVHPPPHAPVPVPVLTDRPVAANGPGRRRRTMLFGAIGVLVAVVPTSVLVANLLNNRDDPGGGGGGGGSSASSSPRSNDGVGTTTTAAYNAAVGQVLNPSEKKGGTLNLGTPTDLDSLDPARAYYGYAWNFQRFYARTLFAYDGKPGQAGVAVVPDLASAQPSLSADRRTYTVRLRAGLKFEDGTPITSKDVKYGIERSFAQDVLFGGPTLLVDELDQGQGYQGPYTDSAPDKLGLKSVQTPDDLTLVFTLAKPNVDFPYLLTLGATAPVPKASDTRDKYGDHPVSSGPYRFRTVQVGKSYELERNPSWSQAGDPLRKALPDRIRLTVSSSADDVDARLLAGDFDLDLSQAGLQPAARAKVLADPALKAKADDPATGILRYVALVPAVAPLDNQHCRNAVLYAADTTALQTARGGPESGQLVGSMLPPTVTGWDDYDPYGLKDGRADQAKAKSELAACGKPDGFAVTLAARANNPKEQAAAQALQSSLKAVGIDVTVDTFEAAQVSRTIGSPSTVKSKGYGLIMSGWGADFPAGSAFLQELTDGRHIRDSGNYNFPGVNDPEVNGWFDQAAQQTDRATAADYYRQVNHKVTDGAYYLPIVATRALNYRSARLTNVYVTDAFGAVDLQALGVSDGK from the coding sequence GTGACAGACGCGGACGGCAGGCTGATCGGTGGGCGGTACCGGCTGATCGAGCCGGTCGGGCGGGGCGGCATGGGCCGGGTCTGGCGGGGGCGGGACGAGACCCTGCACCGCGAAGTGGCCGTCAAGGAGATCCTGTTCCCGGCCGGGCTCGACGAGGAGCAGCGGGAGCTGCTGCTCCAGCGGGTGATGCGGGAGGCCCGGGTCGCGGCGGGGCTGAACCACCCGGGGATCATCACGGTGTTCGACGTGGTGGAGCACGAGGGCGCCCCGGTGATCGTGATGGAGTTCGTGGTCGGCACCTCGCTGGCCGCCACCGTCCGCGACCACGGCCGGCTGCCCGCGCCGCGGGTCGCCGCGATCGGCCTGGCGGTGCTGGACGCGCTGGCCGCCGCGCACGCCGCGGGCGTGGTCCACCGGGACCTGAAGCCCGACAACATCCTGCTCAGCGGCAACCGCGTGGTGCTCACGGACTTCGGCATCGCCAGCATCGCCGACGCCACCATGTCGCTGACCAGCACCGGGACCTTGCTGGGTACGCCCGCCTACATGGCCCCGGAGCAGCTCGACGGCAAGCCGGCCACCCGGGCGAGCGACCTGTGGTCGCTGGGCGCGACCCTGCACACGGCCGTCGAGGGCGAAGCCCCGTTCGCCGCGACCACCCTGACGGCCCTCTACGTGGCCATCCTGACCCAGCCGCCGCGCCCGGCCCGGTTCGCCGGGCCGCTCGGTCCGGCCCTGCTCGGCCTGCTGGTGAAGGACCCGGCGCAGCGGCTGACCGCCGAGCAGACCACCCGCCTCCTGACGGCCGTCCGGGCCGCCCCGGCGGCGCCCGCGGCCCCGCCCGCCCCGCCGCACAGCGACACCGTCCGCGACGCCGCCCCCGTGCCGCCCGCGCCCACCACGCCGCCGCCCGTCCCGACCTCGACGCCCACCCCTGTCCCAGCCCCGGGACCGGCCCCGACGCCGATGCCGGTCCCGGTGGACACCCCGAACCCGTACGTCTCCCCCACCCCGTTCCCGAACCCGTACGCCGTCCATCCGCCGCCGCACGCCCCCGTCCCGGTCCCCGTCCTGACGGACCGTCCGGTCGCCGCGAACGGCCCCGGCAGGCGGCGCCGCACGATGCTGTTCGGTGCGATCGGCGTGCTCGTCGCCGTGGTGCCGACGTCCGTCCTGGTGGCGAACCTGCTGAACAACAGGGACGACCCGGGCGGCGGCGGGGGCGGCGGGGGCAGCAGCGCCTCCTCCTCGCCACGTTCGAACGACGGTGTCGGGACGACCACGACGGCGGCGTACAACGCGGCGGTCGGCCAGGTGCTGAACCCGTCCGAGAAGAAGGGCGGCACGCTCAACCTCGGCACCCCGACCGACCTGGACTCGCTGGACCCGGCGCGCGCCTACTACGGCTACGCCTGGAACTTCCAGCGCTTCTACGCCCGCACCCTGTTCGCCTACGACGGCAAGCCGGGCCAGGCGGGCGTCGCCGTGGTGCCGGACCTGGCGTCGGCGCAGCCGAGCCTCTCGGCCGACCGCAGGACGTACACGGTGCGGCTGCGCGCCGGGCTGAAGTTCGAGGACGGCACGCCGATCACCTCGAAGGACGTGAAGTACGGCATCGAGCGGTCGTTCGCCCAGGACGTGCTGTTCGGCGGGCCCACGCTGCTGGTCGACGAGCTCGACCAGGGTCAGGGCTACCAGGGCCCGTACACCGACTCCGCCCCGGACAAGCTGGGCCTGAAGTCGGTGCAGACGCCGGACGACCTGACCCTGGTCTTCACGCTCGCCAAGCCGAACGTCGACTTCCCGTACCTGCTGACCCTCGGCGCCACCGCGCCCGTCCCGAAGGCGTCCGACACCCGGGACAAGTACGGCGACCACCCGGTCTCCTCGGGGCCGTACCGGTTCCGCACCGTGCAGGTCGGCAAGAGCTACGAGCTGGAGCGCAACCCGTCCTGGAGCCAGGCCGGCGACCCGCTGCGCAAGGCGCTGCCGGACCGGATCCGACTGACCGTCAGCAGCAGTGCCGACGACGTCGACGCCCGGCTGCTGGCGGGCGACTTCGACCTCGACCTCTCGCAGGCCGGGCTGCAGCCCGCCGCGCGGGCCAAGGTGCTGGCCGACCCGGCGCTGAAGGCGAAGGCCGACGACCCGGCGACCGGCATCCTGCGCTACGTGGCGCTGGTCCCGGCGGTCGCACCGCTGGACAACCAGCACTGCCGCAACGCCGTGCTGTACGCCGCGGACACCACGGCGCTGCAGACCGCGCGCGGCGGCCCGGAGTCCGGCCAGCTGGTCGGCTCGATGCTGCCGCCGACCGTCACCGGATGGGACGACTACGACCCGTACGGCCTCAAGGACGGCAGGGCCGACCAGGCCAAGGCCAAGTCCGAACTCGCGGCCTGCGGCAAGCCCGACGGGTTCGCCGTCACGCTGGCCGCCCGCGCCAACAACCCCAAGGAGCAGGCGGCGGCACAGGCGCTGCAGAGCTCGTTGAAGGCCGTCGGCATCGACGTCACCGTCGACACCTTCGAGGCGGCGCAGGTGTCCCGCACCATCGGGTCGCCGAGCACCGTCAAGTCCAAGGGCTACGGGCTGATCATGTCCGGTTGGGGCGCGGACTTCCCGGCGGGCAGCGCCTTCCTCCAGGAGCTGACCGACGGCCGCCACATCCGCGACTCGGGCAACTACAACTTCCCCGGCGTCAACGACCCCGAGGTGAACGGCTGGTTCGACCAGGCCGCCCAGCAGACCGACCGGGCCACGGCCGCCGACTACTACCGGCAGGTCAACCACAAGGTCACCGACGGCGCCTACTACCTGCCGATCGTCGCCACCCGCGCCCTCAACTACCGCAGCGCGCGGCTGACCAACGTCTACGTCACCGACGCGTTCGGCGCGGTCGACCTGCAGGCGCTGGGCGTCTCCGACGGCAAGTGA
- a CDS encoding TIGR01777 family oxidoreductase, translating to MKFVIPGGTGQVGTMLERALRVDGHQVMILTRTPTAPHHLAWDGRTLGPWAEELDGADVVVNLAGRTVSCRYTPENLRQMMDSRVDSARVVGEAIAAAERPPRVWLQMSTATVYAHRHDAPNDEASGVIGGSEPGVPDYWGYSVRVARNWEAAQDEADTPDTRKVALRAAMVLSPDRGGVFDVLSRMTRLGLGGPVAGGRQYVSWIHERDFVRAVTFLVEHEELTGPVNLAAPNPLPHRELMRALRRANGVPVGLPASRWMAEVGAFALRTDTELLLKSRRVVPGRLLGAGFAFDFPECEGAARELVGRRRAGTVVD from the coding sequence GTGAAGTTCGTGATTCCCGGTGGCACCGGGCAGGTCGGAACCATGCTGGAGCGCGCGCTGCGCGTCGACGGGCACCAGGTGATGATCCTCACCCGGACGCCGACCGCCCCGCACCACCTGGCCTGGGACGGCCGCACCCTCGGGCCCTGGGCCGAGGAGCTGGACGGCGCCGACGTCGTGGTCAACCTGGCTGGACGGACCGTGAGTTGCCGGTACACGCCGGAGAACCTGCGACAGATGATGGACTCCCGGGTGGACTCCGCCCGGGTGGTCGGCGAGGCGATCGCGGCCGCCGAGCGGCCGCCCCGGGTCTGGTTGCAGATGAGCACCGCGACCGTCTACGCCCACCGCCACGACGCGCCGAACGACGAGGCGAGCGGCGTCATCGGCGGCAGCGAGCCGGGCGTTCCGGACTACTGGGGGTACAGCGTCCGGGTCGCCCGGAACTGGGAGGCGGCCCAGGACGAGGCGGACACCCCGGACACGCGGAAGGTCGCGCTGCGGGCCGCGATGGTGCTGAGCCCCGACCGGGGTGGCGTGTTCGACGTGCTGTCCCGGATGACCAGGCTGGGTCTGGGCGGCCCGGTGGCCGGCGGCCGGCAGTACGTGTCATGGATCCACGAGCGGGACTTCGTCCGCGCCGTGACCTTCCTGGTCGAGCACGAGGAGCTGACCGGTCCGGTCAACCTGGCCGCGCCGAACCCGCTGCCGCACCGGGAGCTGATGCGGGCGCTGCGCCGGGCGAACGGGGTGCCGGTCGGCCTGCCCGCGAGCCGGTGGATGGCCGAGGTCGGCGCGTTCGCGCTGCGCACGGACACCGAACTGCTGCTGAAGAGCCGCCGGGTGGTACCGGGTCGGCTGCTGGGCGCCGGGTTCGCGTTCGACTTCCCGGAGTGCGAGGGCGCGGCGCGCGAGCTGGTCGGACGCAGGCGCGCGGGAACCGTCGTCGACTGA